A stretch of the uncultured Methanobrevibacter sp. genome encodes the following:
- a CDS encoding cation diffusion facilitator family transporter, producing the protein MGDVRDKAGKKASMVAIGSNCLLTILNIVVGLIGGSYALVAEGLHTFTDIVTSVIAYVGFKVSQRPADERFPEGYGRAEALAGLAIVIFLTFISFEIMDMAHHKLEHPNSIAVPDNYVIIMAILGIFLNFIISRYIIKVGREINSPAIEADGHHQRTDIYTSVAILIGVVVSKMGFPILDPIIGFVIGLLILKTAYDIGKKNILHIMGCVPVDTGIIDRIKEIVDDSPYASNAHNIKIDNFSSYLIVAMHVHMDADLTAEEAYELSLKVEKEILKIPEIKHVSVKPCPFNDNHVVDRNGEF; encoded by the coding sequence GTGGGAGATGTTCGTGATAAGGCTGGAAAAAAGGCATCAATGGTTGCTATAGGTTCAAATTGTTTATTGACTATATTAAATATTGTTGTTGGGTTGATTGGTGGAAGTTATGCGCTGGTCGCTGAAGGACTGCATACATTCACAGATATTGTAACTTCCGTTATTGCATATGTTGGATTTAAGGTAAGTCAAAGACCTGCTGATGAGAGGTTTCCTGAAGGTTATGGCCGTGCTGAAGCATTAGCCGGACTTGCTATTGTGATTTTTTTAACATTTATAAGCTTTGAAATCATGGATATGGCACATCATAAACTTGAACATCCAAATTCTATTGCAGTGCCAGATAATTATGTCATAATAATGGCTATTTTAGGAATATTTCTTAACTTTATTATTAGTAGATATATTATTAAAGTAGGACGGGAAATTAACAGTCCAGCTATTGAGGCTGACGGGCATCATCAAAGAACAGACATATACACATCTGTTGCTATTTTAATTGGTGTTGTTGTATCAAAAATGGGGTTTCCAATTCTTGATCCAATTATAGGTTTTGTTATTGGATTATTGATTTTAAAAACAGCATATGATATCGGTAAAAAAAATATTTTGCATATTATGGGTTGTGTCCCTGTAGATACCGGCATCATTGACAGAATTAAAGAGATAGTTGATGATTCTCCTTATGCAAGCAATGCACATAACATTAAAATTGATAATTTTTCATCATATCTGATTGTTGCCATGCATGTGCATATGGATGCTGATTTAACTGCTGAGGAAGCATATGAACTTTCACTTAAAGTTGAAAAAGAAATTTTAAAAATACCTGAAATTAAGCATGTTTCAGTAAAACCTTGTCCTTTTAATGATAATCATGTTGTTGACCGCAATGGTGAATTTTAG